A region from the Vulpes lagopus strain Blue_001 chromosome 5, ASM1834538v1, whole genome shotgun sequence genome encodes:
- the PSMB4 gene encoding proteasome subunit beta type-4: MEAFLESRSRLWAGGPAPGQFYHIPPSSVASVEPAFSPYGGSVTRTQNPMVTGTSVLGVKFEGGVVIAADMLGSYGSLARFRNISRIMRVNDSTMLGASGDYADFQYLKQVLGQMVIDEELLGDGHSYSPRAIHSWLTRAMYSRRSKMNPLWNTMVIGGYADGESFLGYVDMLGVAYEAPSLATGYGAYLAQPLLREVLEKQPVLSQTEARELVERCMRVLYYRDARSYNRFQIATVTEKGVEIEGPLSAETNWEIAHMISGFE, from the exons ATGGAAGCGTTTCTGGAGTCGCGGTCCAGACTTTGGGCCGGTGGTCCGGCCCCGGGGCAGTTTTACCACATCCCGCCTAGTTCCGTTGCCTCCGTGGAGCCGGCGTTTTCTCCTTACGGGGGTTCGGTTACGCGCACGCA gAACCCTATGGTGACCGGGACCTCGGTCTTGGGTGTCAAATTCGAGGGTGGAGTGGTGATTGCAGCAGACATGCTGGGCTCCTATGGCTCCTTGGCTCGTTTCCGCAACATCTCTCGCATTATGCGAGTCAACGACAGCACCATGCTGGGTGCTTCCGGAGACTATGCAGATTTCCAGTATTTGAAGCAAGTTCTCGGCCAGATGGT GATTGATGAGGAGCTGTTGGGAGATGGACACAGCTATAGCCCTAGAGCTATTCATTCATGGCTGACCAGGGCCATGTACAGCCGTCGCTCCAAGATGAACCCCCTGTGGAACACCATGGTCATTGGAGGCTACGCTGATGGAGAGAG CTTCCTCGGTTATGTGGACATGCTTGGTGTAGCTTATGAAGCCCCTTCGCTGGCCACTGGTTATGGTGCATACTTGGCTCAG CCTCTGCTGCGAGAAGTTCTGGAGAAGCAGCCAGTCCTGAGTCAGACTGAGGCCCGAGAGCTAGTGGAACGCTGCATGCGAGTGCTTTATTATCGAGATGCCCGCTCCTATAACCGG TTTCAAATTGCCACAGTCACCGAAAAAGGTGTTGAAATAGAGGGACCACTCTCTGCAGAGACCAACTGGGAGATTGCTCACATGATCAG